One Misgurnus anguillicaudatus chromosome 22, ASM2758022v2, whole genome shotgun sequence DNA segment encodes these proteins:
- the LOC129441129 gene encoding uncharacterized protein — protein MYAYPVFQRQSATSSRLLMAPSAEAKRLEKLESGRAKSKEEVLAEARAFVSTNGGDPSDQFLVLAHCKLQFGKYQGQQFRWLLENSLGYAVYLVLSSSSEKAHPNPLSENKQLYLQYTSLIREMAEEVEKYKRKQEMQAEAHATGDQGCLMVEFGDFQGRSMKDVYEDQSKQAQALIRYLIKANPNPNTNMAIFKTYVLKRQASAVGTRVCQPAPQVASSSASAPPPATSSSSVHPRATSSASVPPPAAIKTGVHQSATVKALLTRGKHLSPSHLARKLMSPVKHYPLLQSTLPPPAAEPPVTHLTRRQLFTTGTSVSPAEDDDDEELVFAASQCEAQLNTETCSGPSPSAETAKAPGLPHHPPPAELPVHWKDHLPPFQHEWIRNTLFKANPRTGKPELVSQLKLWWYPPQVPLIHTQPPASPDLFFCRPLFLWMPLKMWRFPLVCVRPDCDKHKLTAAGLYRTVRKVLDIDGWYDLATEYLECKRCKKKYPAWSEDILGQLDMGHRSQFPALLTYRYSCDNRVLRMMRERTQGNSVTQLYKKLMEQHSEAWTQRVLQYLTACEPFTRSFLVQPPVFAEPPSLPALPKPKWLLAVYARDVLGRLHEVKAKITSVLGCVLKMDSTKKVTKKLAGAAAGTAAWCTNVGNEHGQVLVSVLTAAEGHGLHPMAAGLMKRYREAGEAAPKVMYVDRDCCSLHGKSQVKVMFSEWDELEVRLDIWHFMRRFAAGVTTEAHPLYGTFMARLSMCIFQWDSDDVAALHRAKEGELAAKKAGHISGKAVSSRITRRELAMHCRRRTRGVEETTRLIGSLVDLFDSASGKDTLGVPLLDHERIQQIWKEQRKHVQCIQDPENFPLYMKTGTLKKGSVELCCYRCARCSTSLESFHLHLNRFIPGTSASDSHFQAYLLEGLMRWNDDRMEDAIKGASSIRTYGSAMKEAVDKLSRTVFGKPWDERYRPPGAYTGELLGMEYLYSQTGKTLTPVLQNPEEEDRLVEEVDDQDLQDEGFEEEIMEDITVPVLYEDDPCRDLENSPSSLPLHQSPASMADVSLAEPSTSSSPGGEQQHLAPAPSVLSQSSDTGSSISDEAQGAVIGPNGIAGWDKVQDLAGYLVGLREAPYLTDQQVTEAIQL, from the exons ATGTATGCGTATCCTGTTTTTCAACGGCAATCGGCAACATCAAGCCGACTCCTCATGGCACCATCAGCAGAGGCAAAGCGCCTAGAAAAGCTTGAGTCCGGAAGGGCCAAAAGTAAAGAGGAGGTGCTGGCAGAGGCTAGAGCTTTTGTCAGCACAAATGGTGGAGACCCCAGTGACCAGTTTTTAGTTCTCGCTCACTGCAAACTTCAGTTTGGGAAGTACCAGGGCCAGCAATTTAGATGGCTCCTGGAAAACTCTCTGGGGTATGCAGTGTATTTGGTGCTTAGCAGTTCCAGTGAGAAAGCCCATCCAAACCCGCTGTCAGAAAACAAACAGCTGTACTTGCAGTATACTTCTCTTATAAGAGAGATGGCAGAAGAAGTGGAGAAGTATAAGAGAAAGCAGGAAATGCAAGCAGAAGCCCATGCAACTGGAGACCAAGGCTGCTTGATGGTGGAGTTTGGTGACTTCCAGGGCCGGTCCATGAAGGATGTTTATGAGGACCAGAGCAAGCAGGCCCAAGCCCTCATCAGGTACCTGATAAAGGCAAATCCCAACCCCAACACCAACATGGCCATTTTCAAGACGTATGTCTTGAAAAGACAGGCTTCTGCTGTGGGCACCCGTGTATGCCAGCCTGCACCTCAAGTTGCATCCTCCAGTGCCTCTGCACCTCCACCTGCAACCTCCAGTTCCTCTGTACATCCACGTGCAACCTCCAGTGCCTCTGTACCTCCACCCGCAGCCATCAAAACTGGTGTACACCAGAGCGCCACTGTGAAAGCACTGTTGACGCGTGGCAAACATTTGTCTCCTTCACACCTGGCGAGAAAACTCATGTCACCAGTGAAACACT ATCCATTGCTGCAGTCCACTTTACCTCCTCCAGCAGCAGAACCCCCAGTCACACATTTGACCCGAAGGCAGCTTTTCACTACTG GCACTTCCGTTTCCCCTgctgaagatgatgatgatgaggaacTGGTATTTGCTGCATCACAATGTGAAGCACAGCTAAATACAG AGACCTGTTCTGGTCCGTCTCCATCAGCGGAAACAGCAAAAGCACCAGGTCTTCCACATCATCCACCACCAGCTGAGCTTCCAGTTCACTGGAAAGATCATCTTCCACCTTTCCAGCATGAGTGGATACGGAACACACTATTTAAGGCCAACCCGCGAACCGGCAAGCCAGAACTAGTGTCCCAACTGAAGCTTTGGTGGTATCCTCCTCAGGTCCCTTTAATTCACACTCAGCCGCCCGCCTCACCTGACCTCTTCTTCTGTCGGCCCCTTTTCTTATGGATGCCGCTCAAGATGTGGCGATTTCCTCTTGTCTGTGTTCGACCAGACTGTGATAAGCACAAACTAACAGCCGCAGGACTTTACCGTACCGTGCGCAAAGTCTTGGACATCGACGGTTGGTATGATCTTGCCACTGAGTATCTGGAGTGCAAACGCTGCAAAAAGAAATATCCCGCCTGGTCCGAGGACATTTTGGGGCAACTGGATATGGGCCACCGCAGTCAGTTTCCAGCTTTGCTGACATACAG ATACTCATGTGACAACCGGGTGCTGAGGATGATGAGGGAGAGGACACAGGGCAACAGCGTGACACAGCTGTACAAGAAGCTCATGGAACAACACAGTGAGGCATGGACACAGCGTGTCCTTCAGTACCTGACTGCCTGTGAACCATTTACAAGGTCCTTCCTTGTGCAGCCACCTGTGTTTGCCGAGCCTCCCTCTTTACCTGCCCTACCTAAACCTAAGTGGCTGTTAGCCGTGTACGCCAGGGATGTTCTGGGCCGACTGCACGAGGTCAAAGCCAAAATTACATCTGTCTTGGGCTGTGTTCTAAAGATGGACTCCACAAAGAAG gTCACAAAGAAACTTGCCGGTGCTGCTGCAGGAACAGCTGCCTGGTGCACAAATGTAGGAAACGAACACGGCCAAGTCCTTGTCTCTGTGCTGACAGCCGCAGAGGGACATGGACTGCACCCTATGGCAGCTGGCCTAATGAAACGCTACCGGGAGGCAGGAGAGGCAGCCCCGAAAGTGATGTACGTGGACAGAGATTGCTGCAGTCTTCATGGCAAGTCTCAGGTGAAGGTCATGTTTTCGGAGTGGGATGAGCTTGAAGTGCGCCTTGACATCTGGCATTTCATGCGGCGATTTGCTGCAGGTGTCACGACAGAGGCTCATCCGCTCTACGGGACCTTCATGGCACGTCTGTCCATGTGCATCTTTCAGTGGGATTCAGATGATGTGGCTGCTCTTCACCGTGCAAAGGAGGGTGAGCTGGCAGCAAAGAAGGCCGGCCACATCTCAGGAAAGGCGGTGAGTTCCCGCATTACCCGGAGAGAGTTGGCAATGCACTGCCGGAGGAGGACCAGGGGTGTGGAGGAGACCACCAGATTAATTGGATCTCTGGTTGATCTGTTTGACAGTGCGAGTGGTAAAGACACTCTGGGAGTTCCTCTGCTGGACCATGAACGGATCCAGCAGATATGGAAAGAACAGCGGAAGCACGTACAGTGTATCCAAGACCCAGAGAACTTTCCCCTCTACATGAAGACAGGGACACTGAAGAAAGGCAGTGTGGAGCTGTGCTGCTACAGATGTGCCCGTTGCTCTACCTCTTTGGAGTCATTCCACCTCCACCTAAACCGTTTTATTCCAG GAACCAGTGCCAGTGATTCACATTTTCAGGCCTATCTTCTTGAGGGCTTGATGCGCTGGAATGATGACAGGATGGAAGATGCCATAAAAGGAGCGTCCTCCATCCGGACATATGGCAGTGCCATGAAAGAGGCTGTGGACAAGCTTTCCCGAACTGTCTTCGGAAAGCCCTGGGATGAGCGCTATCGCCCTCCTGGAGCATATACAG GTGAATTGCTAGGAATGGAGTACCTTTACAGCCAGACTGGCAAAACACTTACTCCAGTGCTCCAGAACCCAGAGGAGGAAGACAGGCTGGTGGAGGAAGTTGATGATCAGGACCTGCAAGATGAGGGGTTTGAGGAAGAGATCATGGAGGACATCACAGTTCCAGTGCTGTATGAGGATGACCCTTGCCGTGATCTTGAAAACAGCCCCTCATCTTTGCCTCTGCATCAGTCCCCAGCATCGATGGCTGATGTGTCACTGGCTGAGCCGTCCACATCATCATCTCCTGGTGGAGAACAACAGCATCTTGCCCCTGCCCCTTCAGTACTGTCACAGTCATCTGACACTGGAAGCAGTATTTCCGACGAGGCTCAG GGAGCAGTCATTGGACCCAATGGCATCGCTGGGTGGGACAAGGTCCAGGATTTGGCTGGTTACCTGGTGGGTCTTCGTGAGGCTCCTTACCTTACTGACCAGCAGGTGACAGAGGCCATCCAGCTGTAA